In Candidatus Palauibacter australiensis, the genomic stretch CCATCCTCGTTCGCGGATTTTGAGCAGCCTCTGGTGGGAGGGGGGCAGGACGCGCGGGCGGTCTTCCGCGGCCTTACCCCTGCAGACTCGATCTGACGGGCATCCCGTATGACGGTGGGTTGAACGCTGATCCCACACTGTCGCGGTAATCCCTCACCGGTTCCACGGGAGCGCCGGCCGCCACCCATTCAGCGATTTCGTTCGGTCCGAGCTTCCTCACTAGCTCGCGACGTCCCTCGATCCGGCGGGAGCCTGCCTCGAATGTAACGATCTGCTCGACCACCACGATCTGCGGCGTTCCGGCCCAGCCCGGAAGTTCATCGTTGTAGATGAACTGCAGAACGCCGCTGCTAATCCAACTTCGTCCCGCCACGACCTCGTCGAACGGCCCGTGCCGCTCCAAGTGGACAATTCCGGCCGCCGCTACCATGTCACGTGCCACACCCATCGCTGCAAAACCAACACCACGTTCCTCGGCCTGTCGCGCAACGAGCAACTTCGCAGCCTTCACACCCTCAATGGTCTCCGGAACGTTGGACCAGTAACAGCGGGATGACAGGATGGCCACGAGCAGCAGTTCCCTACCTTCTCGCAAACGCAGCCCGGGGCGGTATTCCTCTTCTGAATCCCGGCGTGCTTCCCAACGAAGATCTACTCGAGGGGTCGGAATCAAACCGAGCGACCCGATGGCGATTCCACTCAGGAGGAGTATCCCCAGAGCCAGATCTCGCATCCTCAAACGACGGAGCTTCATCGTTCTGACTCCATGTGCCACAGTTGTAATCTCGGATAAGGTCCTGGAACGTTAGTCACATAAGTCGTGTCGCCAACAGCCAGTATGCGCCGGCCATCCTCGTCCTCCTCCAGAAGTCCTCCCTCGCCCGTACGGGCATCCAGCAGATACGTGCGCGCGACCACCTGCCCCCGGCGTCGTTGGCGATCATACGACACCAGCACATAGCCGGCTTCTGAGATAATCACGTTTGAGAGAACCTCCATCGGTGGAATAGGGGCGCCGCGACTGTTTCCCATTTCCTGCCAGTATCCCTGGACATAATCTTCGAGGAACACGGACCACATGGGCTTCCCGGCACCCGTAAAGCCCTCTACGATCGGAAGATCCTGGTGTCCGTAGGCAACCATCGTGGGCTGGCCGCCGCATGCCACCAATCCCTGCGACAGCGCCCGGCGTGTGCCTTCCGAGCCGAACATGTACCCGCCCCCGAACGCGATCTCTTCAGAACCATCCGGCCCATACCTGCGAATGGTCCCCACCGGCTCCCGCGCCGCGTTGACGATCATGGCGTCCCCATCCACACATAGAGAGCGGGGCGACACATCGATCGGCAATTGACCATCCCACTCATACCCCTCCGCGCCTCTCACGAAGACCTTCACTCCTCCCGCTTGAGCCACGAACAACGAATCGCCGACGACAGCCAGAGCCTCGGGCCACCTGAACTGACGTGGCCCATCCCCAATGCCTCCGAACGATTCCACCGCTTCGCCGCTCCAATCGAAAATCACTACCCGCCCGGTCCGACGATCAAGAACAAACACTCGGTCCCCTCGGCCAAGCGCTACACGTAGACCTCCCCCGAGAACCCCTGCGCCGCCGCCCTCCAAATCACCCATTACGACACCCGGTCGAGCGTTCATGATTCTGCGTCGCATCGTCGTCCAGCGGACCGACGCTACTTCGTTCATAGATTTCGAAGGTATCGTGTCACCCCCGATCACAACCGTGGCCCGTCTCTCAAGCTCGTCGACCGCGGTCGCCAGCGGGTGGTCGACGCCGCCTCTCCCATCGCCCGCGCACCCCGCCAACAACACTGCAATCCAGATCGGCGATCGACCGCACACGTGCACCATGGAGACACCGCTATTGTTCGTCAACATACCAAATCCTCAGTCTCGGATATGCGCCGCGGACATACGTAACATACCGGTCCCCACTGATCGCGAGTATCTCACGGTCACCACGATCGGTTTGCTCCAGCAAACCACCCGCACCGGTTAACGCGTCCAGCAGGTAAGCTCGCGTCGTCACATTACCATCCAGATCCTCGCGGTAATATGATGCTATCACAAAGTCCGAGGACGTCATGACGAGACTCGTGAGATTCTCGCGAGGAGATTCGGGACTCACCATCCAACCGTCACTCGTTTCTGTCCAGTAGCCTTGCTCATAATCGGACATGACCGTCGACCACACTTTCGTACCATCCAACGCGTAAGCATCGACCGCAGGCAGACGTTCGTGTCCATAGACGACGACGCCGAGGCCATCACGGCAAGCCACGAAGCCAGTCGACAATGTCTGTTGAGCGTAGCGCCAGCCGACGGTATAGCCAGTGCCGAACGATTGTCGTCGGTTGGGTGCGACAAGTCCATATTCGACAATCACTCCTTCCGGCTGGCCTCGCACGCTGCCGAATACCCGTCCTCCACTGACACAAAGCGAATTGAGAGAGCCCTCCAGCCGCACCTGCGTTTGCAAGAGATACTCGCGACCAATCTCGGCGAAGACTTTAAGGAGTCCCGTCTGGGCAACCATTACTGTGTCGCCGCTCGCGACCAAATCACGGGGTGCACGAAATTCCATCGGGCCATCTCCGACTCGACCAAAGGTGGACACTGCCAGACCGGCAGCGTCAAAGATCACAACTCTTCCGTTCATTGAGTCGAGGACATACGTTCGCCCCTCAGCACCTAGCGTGACGTTGACCAGATCACCCAGGACATCCAATCCCTCACCGCCGAACGCGCCTAATATGGGTCCCGGGGACGCAGTGAGAATGCGGTGCCGCATGTTGGACCAGCGAAGCGCCTCAACTTGGTGCATGGTGGCCGGGGGAAATGTGTCGGAAGACAGTATGAATGTGGCTCCACGTTGAATGTCCCTCAGAGCGTCGGGAAGAGGATGACGATTGGATCCGTCCTCCTCCATCCCGCAGCCGATCCCAACGATTCCAAAATGCAACAAGAACATATGCCGGGACATACGTCCGAGAACCGCGCTCCGGATCGGCACTAGCATGAGGCGGAAGACCATCGGATAGTCAATGGAATGTCAATTCGCAACTGGCAACGAACGCTGCGAGGAGTTGCTCCGGGGCCCAGCGCTCCAACTCGCGGAGCGTACATCCCGGCCACCGGTGGGATCTCCGGGTCAACGTTCGACGGTCGCAGCCCAGGCTGGTCGCCACGTTCCCCCAGCTCGCTCCAGCCCGACGAAGCTGCTGAGCCTTCAGGGTTGCGAGACCCGAGAGGAGTTCGCTGAGCTTTGGCTCGCCGCCGACCTGTGCGCGGAACTCGTGGGACAGCGTCGTCGGCGAACTGCGGATCGCGGAGGCGAGGTGTTTCACGCCGCGGACTGGTGTTCCTTCCGCCTGACGAAACGCGTATACCAGGGCGGAGCGAAGAGCAGGACGTATGGAGGAGCTCTGGATTCTCTCCGCCAGATGTGCCAGTTCGGTCGTCGTGCGAGCCGCCTGTATCCGATGCGCGAGCTGGGTTTCAAGATCGTCGAACCAGACAAGCTCGGCCACCCTCACGTTGCTCAGCGAACGTGCAACGTCTGCATCGCGATCCGTCACAAAGATCACCGGAACCCAGGGTCGCCTCAGTCCCAGGTCCGTTAGGAGCTCCGTTCGTTCTCGCAGCGATCGGGGCCCACAGCCGACGACGATGCAACTGGCGCCGTTATCGCCTGCGGTGAGTTCCCCCGCAGCATCGACGACGTGAGCAGCGGCGCCGGCTGCCCGCCGTATGCGCTCGGCGTCGCTACGCGTATCCGCCAGAATCCAAATCATTCCACCCTCTCCCCACTCGAAGTGATCGCACGGGGATACACATCCCCCTACTCCTGGGGATACACATCCCCCTACTCCTAATGGGTTCCGAGTGGGCGAAACCTTACACGGCAGCTTTCCTCCGACGCGCTCGGTGGGGTCATGCGGTCGGTTGAAACGATTGCAGGGATTGGAGTTGTGACTCTCCGGCGCCCGAATCGATGGATTGTTCGGCGGCGGCGACGCCGGCGGCGAGGGTGTCCACGGCGCCGGCGGCCCAGAAGGCGGCGGCGGCGTTGAGCACGACGGCCGCGCGGCCGGCCCCGGCTTCGCGGCCGTCGATGACGCGCCGGACCCGTTCCGCGTTCTCCTCCGGTTCGCCTCCGGCCAGATTGGAGGGGGCGTACTCGGGCCAGCCGAAGTCGGAGGGCGCGACCTCGAACTCGGACAGCGTCCCGTTCTCGATGCGGAAGACCCGGGTCGGGCCGAGGGGGCTCAGTTCGTCCATGCCGGGCTCGCCGTGGACGACGAGCGCGCGCTCGTGGCCGAGTTCGAGGAGGGTGTCGGCGACGAGGCGCTGAATGTCGGGGTGGGCGACGCCGACGACCTGCCGGCGCACACCGGCCGGGTTCGCGAGCGGGCCGAGGAGGTTCATGATCGTGGTCACGCCGAGCGCGGCGCGGACGGGCCCCACGTGCCGCATGGCCGGGTGGTGGGCCGGGGCGAACATGAACACGAACCCGGTCTCCTCGAACATCCGCTTCTCGTCCTCGGGAGGGAGTTCGATGGGGACGCCGAGGATCTCCAGCACGTCGGCGCTGCCGCACTTGGAGGTGAACGAACGGTTGCCGTGCTTCGCGATGCGAACGCCGCCGGCCGCGGCCACGATGGCGGCCGCGGTCGAGATGTTGAACGTGGTCAGCGTGCCCCCGCCCGTCCCGCAGGTGTCGATGATGCGGTCGTCGTCCAGGGCGAGCGGGATCATGGCCTTCCGCAGCGCGCGGACGCCGCCGGCCACCTCGGCGGGCGTTTCCCCGCGCATCCTGAGCGCGGCGAGGAGCGCGGCCATCTCGGCGTGGGTCGCTTCGCCGCTCATGAAGCGGTCGAACGTGGCTTCAGCGGCGGCGGCATCCAGGGTCTCGCCGGAGAGGACGCGCCGGATCGTGTTCGTCACCTCGATTCCTCCTGGTTCCCCCTCATCGGTTTCCCCTCGTCGGCGGGAAGTCGCTAATCTTCGCGCATGTCGGATTCCACGGCCCCGCCCGCCCGTTTCCGGGCCACGATCGAGTACGATGGGACCTCCTTCCACGGATCCCAACTACAGCCCGGCGTGCGTACCGTCCAGCGCGAGGCGGAGGACGCGCTCGGGAAACTCTTCGACCGGCCCGTCCGCATCGACCTCGCCGGCCGCACCGACGCGGGGGTTCACGCGTCGGCGCAGGAGATCGCGTTCGGCGCGCCCCCCGCCTGGAGTCCGCAGGAACTGGCGCGGGCGCTCGGGGCGATTCTTCCCGACGATGTCGCCGTCCGGAAAGTGAGGAACGCGGCGCCCGATTTCCATCCGCGCTTTGACGCGGAGAGACGCCGTTACCGGTATGTGGTCACCGAAGGCAGCCGGAGGCGGCCGTTCCTGCGCGACGGCGCCTGGATTCCGCGGTGGCCGCTCGACCGCGACGCACTCGTCCGGCTCGCGGCGGCCGTCGCCGGCGAACGGTCGTTCGAGCGCTTCGCCCGTGCCGGGCAGCCCGAGCGGGGGACGCGCTGCCGTGTCGCGAGCGCGGCGTGGCGCTTCGACCGACCGCCCTTCTTCTTCTTCGAGATCATCGCCGACCGCTTCCTCCACCACATGGTGCGCTACCTGGTGGGGACGTCCGTGGAGATCGCCGCGGGGCGCCGCCCGTTCGAGGACTTCGAGCGACTGCTGGCGGGAGAGGCCGCCTCAAGACCGGTCTTCCCCGCCCCGCCGGGCGGGCTCTACCTGACGGGCGTGCGCTACGGCGGCGAATGGAACTCCGGCCCGGGAATCCCCTGGCTCCCGGCCGAACCTCCGGCCGAGGGGCATCAAACATGAACCCTCGGGGGTTGTTTGGCGTACAGTTATCGTGTGAGTCGCCACCGCGCGGGTGGCGGCGTGCCTCCCGGGCCGAAGATCGCACGAGGGACATGAGGTGGCGCAGCCCATGAACGAGGGAAATCGGGTCAGGCGAATGCTGCTGGCGGCCGCGCGCGTGTTCGTGGCGGCCACGGTCCTGATCTTTGCCGGCCTCGGCGTGGGGGCGCTTGTTACGACGCTGGGGAACGGGCCTCCGCCGCCGGAGGAGAGCCGGCCCGCGGACAACCCGTTCGCGCGCACCTCGCTGGCCGACCCCGCGAACCGGCCCGAGCCCCAGTCGCTGGCCGAGATCTCGGGGGCCCGGCGGACGCCCACCGTCATCGCCGCGGTCCGCGTGCTCCCCTCGGTCGTGAGCCTGCGGACGGAGCGGACCGTCCAGTCGCAGGACATGTTCACCCGCTTCTTCAACCGCGGCGGCCGTTCCCGGGTCGAGGCGGGTCTGGGCTCCGGGTTCGCGATCGACGACGCGGGCACGATCATCACGAACGCGCACGTCGTGAGCGGGGCGGACCGCATCGAGGTCGTGGACCGCGACGGGCAGCGGTTCGAGGCCGAAGTGGTCGGCTTCGATGAACTCACCGACCTCGCCGTCGTGAGAGTTCCCCCGGGCCGGGTGCCCGCGGCGCCGCTGGGCTCGTCCTCGAACCTTCTCATCGGGGAACCCGCGGTGGCGCTCGGCAACCCGTCCGGCTACGCCCTCCGCAACACCGAGGCGACCGTGACCTCGGGCGTCGTCAGTGGCGTGGGGCGCGACATCCAGGCGGCGGGCGGCCAGGAGGTGCTCTACGCCGACATGATCCAGACCGACGCCTCGATCAACCCGGGCAACTCCGGCGGTCCGCTCGCGAACGCGGACGGCGACGTCATCGGCGTGAACAGCTCGATCTTCTCGCGCTCGGGGGGATCGGAGGGGATGGGCTTCGCGATCCCCATCGACCGGGCGCTCGTCGTCGCCTCCGAACTCCTCCAGTTCGGGCGCGTGCGCCGGCCCTGGGCGGGACTGCAGGTGCTCACCGACCGGCCCGACCCCGAGTCCGTCTTCGGCCGCCCGCTCGTCGTCGAGGTCCTGGATGGGACGCCGGCGGACGATGCCGGACTGCAGGCGGGGGACGAGATCGTGACCCTCAACGGGCGCGTCATCAACCACGATCTCGACTGGCAGGTGGGGCTGGTGGATTCAGGGGTGGGATCGACGGTGGACGTGACCTTCCAGCGGGGGGGACGTGAACTCCAGGCGCGCTTCCGGCTGGACGAGGTGCCCACCGGACGGGCCGAGCGCATCGAGGTGCTCGCGGGGCTCCGGCTGATCACGGTCACGCCGCAGATCCAGCAGGAACTCAACCTCCGGGTCGACGCCGGCGCGCTCATCGCGTCGGTCGGCGAAGAGGCGCGCGGGACGAGGCTCCGCGAGGGGGACGTCATCCTCAGCATCAACCGCAACGAGGTGCGCTCCGCCGAGGACGCGGGCGAACTCTTCGATTACTACGCGCGCTCCCGCGACGGCTCGGTGCAACTCTACATCGCGCGCGGGACGGAGATCGGATACCTCCAGCCCTTCCGCGTCCGCTGATCATGGGCTAGACTGCGACCTTACGGCGACCGAGGTCGCCCCGGGAGGGCCGCTGGCTGGACTGGACTGCGCCTCTGATGGCGGAACGTCACTACCCACATCCTCTCATCGACCGCTACGCCTCGAGCGAGATGGCGGCGATCTTCTCCCCTCGCATGCAGGCGCTCGTCTGGCGCGACCTGTGGATTGCGCTCGCCGAGGAAGAACGGGCGCTCGGGGTCGAGATTCCCAACGACGCCATCGTCGCCATGCACGCGGCGCGGGAGCAGATCGACCTCGACCGCATCGCCGTCATCGAGCGCGACCTCCGTCACGATGTGATGGCGCACGTGCATCACTTCGGCGAGGTCGCCCCGGAGGCTCGGAAGTACATCCACCTCGGCGCGACGAGCGCCTTCGTAGGCGATAACCACGGCCTCATCCAGCACCAGCAGGGTCTCGACATCGTGCGCGACCGGCTGCTGGGGACGATCGAGGACCTCGCCGCCTTCGCCCGCGCACAGGCCGCCGAGCCGACCCTCGGCTACACGCACCTGCAGCCGGCCCAGCCGACGACGATCGGGAAGC encodes the following:
- the trpD gene encoding anthranilate phosphoribosyltransferase, with amino-acid sequence MTNTIRRVLSGETLDAAAAEATFDRFMSGEATHAEMAALLAALRMRGETPAEVAGGVRALRKAMIPLALDDDRIIDTCGTGGGTLTTFNISTAAAIVAAAGGVRIAKHGNRSFTSKCGSADVLEILGVPIELPPEDEKRMFEETGFVFMFAPAHHPAMRHVGPVRAALGVTTIMNLLGPLANPAGVRRQVVGVAHPDIQRLVADTLLELGHERALVVHGEPGMDELSPLGPTRVFRIENGTLSEFEVAPSDFGWPEYAPSNLAGGEPEENAERVRRVIDGREAGAGRAAVVLNAAAAFWAAGAVDTLAAGVAAAEQSIDSGAGESQLQSLQSFQPTA
- the truA gene encoding tRNA pseudouridine(38-40) synthase TruA encodes the protein MSDSTAPPARFRATIEYDGTSFHGSQLQPGVRTVQREAEDALGKLFDRPVRIDLAGRTDAGVHASAQEIAFGAPPAWSPQELARALGAILPDDVAVRKVRNAAPDFHPRFDAERRRYRYVVTEGSRRRPFLRDGAWIPRWPLDRDALVRLAAAVAGERSFERFARAGQPERGTRCRVASAAWRFDRPPFFFFEIIADRFLHHMVRYLVGTSVEIAAGRRPFEDFERLLAGEAASRPVFPAPPGGLYLTGVRYGGEWNSGPGIPWLPAEPPAEGHQT
- a CDS encoding trypsin-like peptidase domain-containing protein codes for the protein MNEGNRVRRMLLAAARVFVAATVLIFAGLGVGALVTTLGNGPPPPEESRPADNPFARTSLADPANRPEPQSLAEISGARRTPTVIAAVRVLPSVVSLRTERTVQSQDMFTRFFNRGGRSRVEAGLGSGFAIDDAGTIITNAHVVSGADRIEVVDRDGQRFEAEVVGFDELTDLAVVRVPPGRVPAAPLGSSSNLLIGEPAVALGNPSGYALRNTEATVTSGVVSGVGRDIQAAGGQEVLYADMIQTDASINPGNSGGPLANADGDVIGVNSSIFSRSGGSEGMGFAIPIDRALVVASELLQFGRVRRPWAGLQVLTDRPDPESVFGRPLVVEVLDGTPADDAGLQAGDEIVTLNGRVINHDLDWQVGLVDSGVGSTVDVTFQRGGRELQARFRLDEVPTGRAERIEVLAGLRLITVTPQIQQELNLRVDAGALIASVGEEARGTRLREGDVILSINRNEVRSAEDAGELFDYYARSRDGSVQLYIARGTEIGYLQPFRVR